Genomic segment of Malus domestica chromosome 15, GDT2T_hap1:
ATCATGACGAAATCTCGGTCTGAtctaataaacaaacaaggaGTTACATATATTTCACTAGATCATAAGCATTTGCTGCTATTTAGTAAGAATCGAGATCGAAAATTAAATCATTATGATACTTATCAAGATAATCATTCGGTTGGGAGGATACTAGGTTAACCTAAACACAGATTCTCCTAAGAAGATCATGACTTAGGGTTTGCTTGACAACCAAGTAAGAACGATCAGCATAAATAGAGTGAGATAGATGCATTTCTTCTGAGTTCATCATACAAAACCCAATCTTGTTTTAAGCACCGAGCCTGCATTTCGAAGCACCTACGCTACTTCAAagttagttttgtttttaatcgCTTAGCCTGCCGATCTTCTTAGTTCATAacatttggtaaactttttgtttcttgttgttGTGTAGTGTAACTTAATTTCTagttataatttttgttttttcgaccaaaaaaagTTACATTTGGTCGGGGGACATAAACCTCTTGTGTTTATCTTTCAATTCTACGGCTGCTGAGTTAATTAATGTGTTATGCATTTGACTGCAGAGTGGCATTCAAGTTATCACTTGAAGATGTTGGAACAATTGTTCATATTTACCAGGGGAGGACTAATCCTGTGGACATATAAAGAGCTTCAAAGTGCTCTTAACGGCCATGGATCCCAAGTACTTGGAAACTTCATCGAATCCTGTCTTATGGAGGAACTGTCTGGCGCAGCAGCAGCGACGTCATCTTTGGATTATAATCGCCCGGGGGCTGCTTACACACTCAAATGGACCTTCCATGACGAGATTCGCCTCGTGTTTCTCTCTGTTTATGATCAGAAAACCTTCCATGACGTCTGGTATGTGGATGAACTGCTTTCGATGGCAAAGCATAAGTTCTTGGAGATTTATGATCCGACGAGGAGGGACGTCTACAATGATTTTGATGAACCTTTTAAACAACTTATGAACTACGTTAAAATACCAATTCAGTACCCTTCCCTTGACGAGGAGTTTGAGTCCGTCAAATATCCTATTGAATACCCTGGCCTTAATAAGGAGTATGATCAGTCCGTtaaaattccaattgaatacacaTCCCCTAAAGAGGACTACTTTGAGTCAAAACCCGTGCAAAAGGCTGGACATGAAGGATACAAAAATAACGGGTGGTTTTCGTGTATGTTCCGGAGGTAAGTCATTCTATGTATCTTGATGCTTTATTATCTTTATCTGTATTCCTACTCTAAGTtgattaattactaattatGCTGGTAAATTTCTTAAAGAATGCCATTGGAGAAGTCGGACCTCGAACCAGCTTTGAAAGCTCTCAAAGAGAAGCTGATCATGGCCAAGAATGTGGtatatattttgtttcttaatttaattaatacCTAATCTTATGCTGCCACCTTGATCATCAAGtttcttaattaatttatttgtaatcTGTCTGTGCTTTTTCGTAGGCCGAGGCCGTAGCTGAGGAGCTTTGTGAATCAGTGGCTGCTAGTCTTGAGGGTAAAAAGTTGCCGTGGTTCACAACAATATCTTCTGCTGTGCAGGCAGCAATGGAAGAAGAATTTGTTCGTATTTTAACTCCTACCGCGGACTCTTCTCCTATACTGAATCTGCAGAAGAATGTGCCAAGGAAACCCTGTGTTTTCGCTTACATTGACACCACGGGAGATTGGAAAGCAATCAGTTCGGTTAAGGTAATTAAGCCGATTGATTTATTTCTTGTGCTTAAGTCAAGCAGGCCTCTAATTTACTAAATGGTTCTGTTTAATCATACATTGTGATCAACTTGCTGCAGGCTGCTTGTCGGCTTCAGAAGGAACGAAAGAACAGCGTTATTATGGTGGCCGACTGTAATACATTCCGGTCAGAGACTGTTAAGCAGCTGCGTAGAGATGCCTGGAAACTCCAGGTACTGAGCTATATAGATAGTTTCAATTATAGGATTCACATTCACTTAAGAAGATTATATTTCACAGACGTGATTTAGGTCAGTTTGTTGGGGCAGTGTCCCACCCCTTGCACCTAAGTTTGAGTCACCTTACTCGTAAAGATTATTACTTACTGTCTCAGCCTGATAATTAACTTCCGATTATTAAGAAACCACTTTTGTTCCATGTCAGCGGATTCCTATTTTTGAGAAGCGGTACGAGAAAGATCCTGCAATTTCCATGAAGGAAGCAGTCCAGGAGGCCAGAGACGACGGTTCAGATGTGGTTGTTCATGCAGCCAGTCCAAAGCAGGTATATcgtgttttcaagttttttcttttgctttcgctGATGCTATGATCATGTGTTATGTGAACTAATGACTGAATTTGATCATGCATTGTGTAGGCTGCAACTGTGCTGGCGACGGCATACTTATCTGGAGCTAAGGTTATTTTCCGTGGAGTTGGGAAGCCGTACACAGGAGAGAAGCACACAACCAGAAAAATTGTCAAGAAACTCTTCAAATGACACTCAACTGTGCCGGCTTCTTAATCTCGTTAGTTAATTTGTTTGTCGATTACGTAATCCAGTATCATTATCGTGGATTTTCGAAACTTGAAGGTGAAATAATGAAATTGTTTGGcactagtttaatatcaaatcTAATTAATTTTATGTTGTTGAAGAGCTTCTCTTTCTCTAATGTAATTAACATTCAAGTTTTCAAGTCCATATTGCTCACTTGTCTTCTTGTACATCCTGCATATCTTCCTCGGCCTCTAAACGAGTAATGAATCGAAAACTTGTCAACTATCAAAACAAAATATTTCATCGACATTCAACGATCTGTTAAACATTTAGCAGCAAGGGCATAGACTTGAATCGATTTTATTCCTCCTTATGAAGAATTGTTAGAGAGATTTTTGTTGGGTTCTTTTTGTGAGGATGCATATCTCTACCGGCAAGATAACTAGGCATATAGGTGAAAGTGAAACTAACCAACTTGTAGCTcatgaatttaatttaatactGGATTACAGAAGGGTGGGAAGATATATGCGAAAAAATTTACATGTCAAAAGACATATGCTTGTTAAAAAGATATTATATAATCCAAATTACATGGGGGTGACTCTTATTAATTTTATAGTTGTTAAACAAGTTAACTCGCAGTTTTTCTGTTTATGCTTGGTCTAAGACTgttttattacaagtttgcaGCTGGGTTCGCAATTTTATTTCGACAAGTAGTACAATTCTCGAACCTATTTCTCTGTTTCTTGGAAGAAATGTTGTGTCCCTTTAAAGGAAAGGGGTCTTGG
This window contains:
- the LOC103400549 gene encoding uncharacterized protein, producing the protein MLEQLFIFTRGGLILWTYKELQSALNGHGSQVLGNFIESCLMEELSGAAAATSSLDYNRPGAAYTLKWTFHDEIRLVFLSVYDQKTFHDVWYVDELLSMAKHKFLEIYDPTRRDVYNDFDEPFKQLMNYVKIPIQYPSLDEEFESVKYPIEYPGLNKEYDQSVKIPIEYTSPKEDYFESKPVQKAGHEGYKNNGWFSCMFRRMPLEKSDLEPALKALKEKLIMAKNVAEAVAEELCESVAASLEGKKLPWFTTISSAVQAAMEEEFVRILTPTADSSPILNLQKNVPRKPCVFAYIDTTGDWKAISSVKAACRLQKERKNSVIMVADCNTFRSETVKQLRRDAWKLQRIPIFEKRYEKDPAISMKEAVQEARDDGSDVVVHAASPKQAATVLATAYLSGAKVIFRGVGKPYTGEKHTTRKIVKKLFK